The following are encoded together in the Erwinia sp. E602 genome:
- the cysB gene encoding HTH-type transcriptional regulator CysB, translating into MKLQQLRYIVEVVNHNLNVSSTAEGLYTSQPGISKQVRMLEDELGIQIFARSGKHLTQVTPAGQEIIRIAREVLSKVDAIKSVAGEHTWPDKGSLFVATTHTQARYALPGVIKGFIERYPRVSLHMHQGSPTQIAEAVSKGNADFAIATEALHLYDDLIMLPCYHWNRAIVVTPDHPLAGKSKVSIEELAEYPLVTYTFGFTGRSELDTAFNRAGLTPRIVFTATDADVIKTYVRLGLGVGVIASMAVDPVSDPDLVRIEATDVFTYSTTKIGFRRSTFLRSYMYDFIQRFAPHLTRDVVDTAVGLRSNDDIEAMFKDIKLPAR; encoded by the coding sequence ATGAAATTGCAGCAGCTGCGCTACATCGTGGAAGTGGTAAACCACAATCTTAACGTCTCCTCTACGGCCGAAGGGCTCTACACCTCTCAGCCCGGCATCAGTAAGCAGGTGCGCATGCTGGAAGATGAGCTGGGCATCCAGATTTTTGCCCGCAGCGGCAAACACCTGACTCAGGTCACCCCCGCCGGGCAGGAGATTATCCGCATCGCCCGCGAGGTGCTGTCCAAGGTTGACGCGATTAAGTCGGTGGCCGGTGAGCACACCTGGCCGGATAAAGGCTCCCTGTTCGTGGCCACCACCCATACCCAGGCGCGCTACGCGTTGCCGGGGGTGATCAAAGGTTTTATTGAACGTTATCCGCGCGTGTCGCTCCACATGCACCAGGGATCGCCGACGCAGATCGCCGAAGCGGTGTCGAAGGGCAATGCCGACTTTGCTATCGCTACCGAAGCGCTGCACCTGTATGACGATCTGATCATGCTGCCGTGCTACCACTGGAACCGGGCGATTGTGGTAACCCCGGATCACCCGCTGGCCGGCAAAAGCAAGGTATCGATTGAGGAACTGGCGGAGTACCCGCTGGTCACCTACACCTTCGGCTTTACCGGACGCTCTGAGCTGGACACCGCCTTCAACCGCGCCGGTCTGACCCCGCGCATCGTTTTTACCGCCACCGATGCCGACGTGATAAAAACCTACGTGCGTCTGGGGCTCGGCGTCGGGGTGATTGCCAGCATGGCGGTGGACCCGGTTTCTGACCCGGACCTGGTGAGAATTGAAGCGACGGACGTGTTTACCTACAGCACCACCAAGATCGGTTTCCGCCGCAGCACCTTCCTGCGCAGTTATATGTATGATTTCATTCAGCGTTTCGCGCCACACCTGACGCGCGACGTGGTAGACACCGCCGTTGGCCTGCGCTCGAACGACGATATTGAAGCGATGTTTAAAGACATCAAACTGCCCGCCCGCTAA
- the topA gene encoding type I DNA topoisomerase, translated as MGKALVIVESPAKAKTINKYLGNDYVVKSSVGHIRDLPTSGSTVKKSADSTTSKTTKKVKKDEKAALVSRMGIDPYHDWEANYQILPGKEKVVAELKALAEKADHIYLATDLDREGEAIAWHLREVIGGDESRYSRVVFNEITKNAIRQAFDKPGELNIDRVNAQQARRFMDRVVGYMVSPLLWKKVARGLSAGRVQSVAVRLVVEREREIKAFVPEEYWELAADLQTPKGVALPVQVTHQGDKPFRPVNREQTEAAVSLLEKARYLVSEREDKPTSSKPGAPFITSTLQQAASTRLGFGVKKTMMMAQRLYEAGHITYMRTDSTNLSQDAVSMVRGYIEDEFGKKYLPKDANTYSSKENSQEAHEAIRPSDVKIQSEQLKDMENDAQKLYQLIWRQFVACQMMPAQYDSTTLTVEAAGFKLKAKGRTLRFDGWTRVMPALRKGDEDRTLPPVDVGSELSLQELLPSQHFTKPPARFSEASLVRELEKRGIGRPSTYASIISTIQDRGYVKVESRRFYAEKMGEIVTDRLEQNFRELMNYDFTAHMEDNLDKVANNQAQWKGVLDAFFGDFTQQLQQAEKDPEEGGMQPNQMVITSIDCPTCNRQMGIRTASTGVFLGCSGYALPPKERCKQTINLIPENEVLNVLEGDDAETNALRARRRCQKCGTAMDSYLIDNQRKLHVCGNNPECDGYEIEQGEFRIKGYDGPIVECEKCGSEMHLKMGRFGKYMSCTNDDCKNTRKILRNGEVAPPKEDPVPLPELPCEKSDAYFVLRDGAAGVFLAANTFPKSRETRAPQVEELQRFRDRLPEKLRYLADAPAADDEGNKAVVRFSRKTKQQYVSTDKEGKATGWTAFFVDGEWQVTKK; from the coding sequence ATGGGAAAAGCTCTCGTAATAGTTGAATCCCCGGCAAAAGCCAAAACGATCAATAAATATCTCGGCAATGACTACGTGGTGAAATCCAGCGTGGGCCATATCCGCGATTTGCCGACCAGCGGATCAACGGTTAAAAAGAGCGCTGACTCTACAACCAGTAAAACAACCAAAAAAGTTAAGAAAGATGAGAAAGCGGCGCTGGTCAGCCGCATGGGCATCGACCCGTACCACGACTGGGAGGCGAACTATCAGATCCTGCCCGGTAAAGAGAAAGTGGTGGCGGAGCTGAAGGCGCTGGCAGAAAAAGCTGACCATATCTATCTCGCAACCGACCTTGACCGCGAAGGGGAAGCCATTGCCTGGCACCTGCGAGAAGTGATCGGTGGCGATGAGTCACGCTACAGCCGCGTGGTGTTTAACGAAATTACTAAGAATGCGATTCGTCAGGCGTTTGACAAGCCGGGCGAACTGAATATCGACCGCGTTAACGCCCAGCAGGCGCGCCGCTTTATGGACCGCGTGGTGGGCTATATGGTGTCGCCGCTGCTGTGGAAGAAAGTGGCCCGTGGCCTCTCCGCAGGGCGCGTACAGTCGGTTGCCGTGCGGCTGGTGGTGGAGCGTGAGCGCGAGATCAAAGCCTTCGTCCCGGAAGAGTACTGGGAGCTGGCGGCCGATCTGCAGACGCCAAAAGGGGTTGCGCTGCCGGTGCAGGTCACCCATCAGGGCGATAAGCCGTTCCGTCCGGTTAACCGTGAGCAGACCGAGGCGGCCGTCAGCCTGCTGGAAAAGGCGCGCTACCTTGTCTCTGAGCGGGAAGATAAACCGACCAGCAGCAAGCCGGGTGCACCTTTTATTACCTCCACGCTGCAGCAGGCGGCCAGCACCCGGCTTGGGTTTGGCGTCAAGAAAACCATGATGATGGCGCAGCGGCTGTACGAAGCGGGTCATATCACCTATATGCGTACCGACTCCACCAACCTGAGTCAGGATGCGGTGAGCATGGTGCGCGGCTACATCGAAGATGAATTCGGTAAAAAGTATCTGCCGAAGGATGCCAACACCTACAGCAGCAAAGAAAACTCGCAGGAAGCGCACGAGGCGATCCGTCCGTCCGACGTGAAGATCCAGTCTGAGCAGCTGAAGGATATGGAAAACGACGCGCAGAAGCTTTATCAGCTGATCTGGCGTCAGTTCGTGGCCTGCCAGATGATGCCGGCGCAGTATGACTCAACCACGCTGACCGTCGAAGCGGCCGGCTTTAAGCTGAAAGCCAAAGGGCGTACGCTGCGCTTTGACGGCTGGACGCGGGTGATGCCCGCGCTGCGCAAGGGCGATGAAGATCGTACCCTGCCGCCGGTGGACGTCGGCAGCGAACTGTCGCTGCAGGAACTGCTGCCGAGCCAGCACTTCACCAAGCCGCCGGCGCGCTTCAGCGAAGCCTCGCTGGTGCGCGAGCTGGAAAAACGCGGCATCGGCCGCCCGTCCACCTATGCATCGATCATTTCGACCATTCAGGATCGCGGCTACGTTAAGGTCGAGAGCCGCCGTTTCTACGCCGAGAAGATGGGTGAAATCGTCACCGATCGTCTGGAGCAGAACTTCCGCGAGCTTATGAACTATGACTTCACCGCGCATATGGAAGACAACCTCGACAAGGTGGCCAATAACCAGGCGCAGTGGAAAGGGGTGCTGGATGCCTTCTTCGGTGATTTCACCCAGCAGCTGCAGCAGGCCGAGAAAGATCCGGAAGAGGGCGGTATGCAGCCCAATCAGATGGTGATTACCTCGATTGACTGCCCGACCTGTAACCGCCAGATGGGCATCCGCACCGCCAGCACCGGGGTATTCCTCGGCTGCTCCGGCTATGCGCTGCCGCCGAAAGAGCGCTGTAAGCAGACCATCAACCTGATTCCGGAAAATGAAGTGCTGAACGTTCTGGAAGGGGATGATGCGGAAACCAACGCCCTGCGCGCCCGTCGCCGCTGCCAGAAGTGCGGCACGGCGATGGACAGCTACCTGATCGACAACCAGCGCAAGCTGCACGTCTGCGGTAACAACCCGGAGTGTGACGGCTACGAAATCGAACAGGGTGAGTTCCGCATCAAGGGTTATGACGGCCCGATCGTTGAGTGTGAGAAGTGTGGTTCTGAGATGCACCTGAAAATGGGCCGTTTCGGTAAGTACATGTCCTGCACCAACGACGACTGCAAGAACACCCGAAAGATCCTGCGTAACGGTGAAGTCGCGCCGCCGAAGGAAGATCCGGTGCCGCTGCCGGAACTGCCGTGCGAGAAGTCAGACGCCTACTTCGTGCTGCGTGACGGTGCGGCCGGCGTGTTCCTCGCCGCCAACACCTTCCCGAAATCGCGCGAAACCCGCGCGCCGCAGGTGGAGGAGCTGCAGCGTTTCCGCGACCGTCTGCCGGAGAAACTGCGCTACCTGGCCGATGCGCCAGCGGCGGATGACGAAGGCAACAAGGCGGTGGTTCGCTTCAGCCGTAAAACCAAACAGCAGTACGTCAGCACCGATAAAGAGGGTAAAGCCACCGGCTGGACAGCCTTCTTCGTTGACGGCGAGTGGCAGGTGACCAAAAAGTAA
- the sohB gene encoding protease SohB yields the protein MDFLTYYGLFLAKTVTVVVAIVAIAVAITALALRRRAAGGELKLSDLGERYTELQDQMRLAKLKPLQQKLWQKEHKKKSKLEAKQAKQQAKSGLPQPAAQSTLYVLDFKGSMDAGEVSSLREEVSAVLAVATPGDEVLLRLESPGGVVHGYGLASSQLQRLRDGGIPLTVAVDKVAASGGYMMACVADRIVAARFAIIGSIGVVAQIPNFNRLLKRNEIDVELHTAGEYKRTLTLFGENTEQGREKFREHLNETHLLFKQYVHQMRPALDIDSVATGEYWYGSQAQEKGLIDAISTSDDLIIAQLKNHQVIGVRYARRKRLMDRFTHSAARSAEGVLLRLWQRGTRPQV from the coding sequence GTGGATTTCCTGACATATTACGGACTTTTCCTGGCTAAAACCGTTACCGTCGTGGTAGCGATCGTGGCGATTGCCGTCGCCATCACCGCGCTGGCCCTGCGCAGGCGTGCGGCCGGCGGTGAACTGAAGCTCAGTGACCTGGGTGAACGCTATACCGAGCTGCAGGATCAGATGCGGCTGGCGAAGCTGAAGCCGCTGCAGCAGAAGCTGTGGCAGAAGGAGCATAAGAAGAAGAGCAAGCTGGAAGCGAAGCAGGCAAAACAGCAGGCGAAAAGCGGTCTGCCGCAGCCGGCAGCGCAGAGCACCCTCTACGTGCTCGACTTTAAAGGCAGCATGGACGCGGGTGAAGTCAGTTCCCTGCGTGAAGAGGTCTCCGCCGTGCTGGCGGTGGCAACGCCTGGCGATGAAGTGCTGCTGCGTCTGGAGAGCCCTGGCGGGGTGGTGCACGGTTACGGCCTGGCCTCTTCGCAACTGCAGCGCCTGCGCGACGGCGGCATTCCGCTGACCGTGGCGGTGGATAAAGTCGCCGCCAGCGGCGGCTATATGATGGCCTGCGTGGCGGACCGCATCGTCGCCGCGCGGTTTGCCATTATCGGTTCGATTGGCGTGGTCGCGCAGATCCCTAATTTCAACCGCCTGCTGAAGCGCAATGAGATTGACGTGGAGCTGCACACCGCCGGCGAGTACAAGCGAACCCTGACCCTGTTTGGCGAGAACACCGAGCAGGGGCGTGAGAAGTTCCGTGAGCACCTTAATGAGACCCACCTGCTGTTCAAACAGTACGTGCATCAGATGCGTCCTGCGCTGGACATCGACAGCGTGGCGACCGGTGAGTACTGGTACGGCAGCCAGGCACAGGAAAAAGGTCTGATCGACGCTATCAGCACCAGCGACGACCTGATTATCGCTCAGTTGAAAAATCATCAGGTGATCGGCGTGCGCTACGCGCGACGCAAGCGCCTGATGGACCGCTTTACCCACAGCGCCGCCCGCAGCGCGGAGGGCGTGCTGCTGCGCCTCTGGCAGCGCGGGACCAGGCCGCAGGTGTAA
- a CDS encoding YciK family oxidoreductase: MHYQPKSDLLVNRIIAVTGASDGIGREAALTYARYGARVVLLGRNAEKLQQVCDQINLTSRAPAQWLLIDLETATPESCQQLASALAEQVPRLDGLLHNAGLLGEVLPMAEQSPAVWQQVMRVNIDGTFLLTQALLPLLLRAGAASLVFTSSSVGRQGRAGWGAYSVSKFATEGMMQVLADEYDSRQLRVNCINPGGTRTAMRASAFPQEDAAKLKTPADIMPLYLWLMGDDSQRKSGQTFDAQPGRKPGAAE; the protein is encoded by the coding sequence ATGCATTATCAACCGAAAAGTGACCTGCTGGTCAACCGCATTATCGCCGTCACCGGTGCCAGCGACGGCATTGGCCGCGAAGCCGCCCTGACCTACGCCCGCTATGGTGCGCGGGTGGTGTTGCTCGGGCGCAATGCCGAAAAACTGCAGCAGGTGTGTGACCAGATCAACCTGACCAGCCGTGCCCCGGCGCAGTGGCTGCTGATTGACCTTGAAACCGCAACACCGGAGAGCTGTCAGCAGCTGGCCAGCGCGCTGGCAGAACAGGTGCCGCGCCTTGACGGGCTGCTGCACAACGCCGGGCTGCTCGGCGAAGTGCTGCCGATGGCCGAGCAGTCGCCCGCCGTCTGGCAGCAGGTGATGCGGGTGAATATCGATGGCACCTTCCTGCTGACCCAGGCGCTGCTGCCGCTGCTGCTGCGGGCCGGCGCTGCCTCGCTGGTGTTCACCTCCTCCAGCGTTGGCCGCCAGGGCCGCGCCGGCTGGGGGGCTTACTCGGTCTCCAAGTTCGCCACCGAAGGCATGATGCAGGTACTGGCCGACGAGTACGACAGCCGCCAGCTGCGGGTCAACTGCATTAATCCCGGCGGCACCCGCACCGCGATGCGCGCCAGCGCCTTCCCACAGGAGGATGCCGCTAAGCTGAAAACCCCCGCCGACATCATGCCGCTCTACCTGTGGCTGATGGGCGATGACAGCCAGCGTAAATCCGGCCAGACCTTTGACGCGCAGCCGGGGCGCAAGCCGGGGGCCGCAGAATAA
- the cobO gene encoding cob(I)yrinic acid a,c-diamide adenosyltransferase → MADNERHQQRQQRLKEQVDARVAAATEVRGILMVFTGNGKGKTTAAFGTATRAVGHGRRVGVIQFIKGEWPNGERNLLEPHGVEFQVMATGFTWDTQNRDTDTAACLGVWQHARRMLQDPALDLVVLDELTYMVSLSYLPLEEVLQALRQRPAQQSVIITGRGCHRELLELADTVSEMRPVKHAFDAGIQAQQGIDW, encoded by the coding sequence ATGGCCGATAACGAACGTCATCAGCAGCGGCAGCAGCGGCTTAAGGAGCAGGTCGATGCGCGCGTCGCCGCGGCCACTGAGGTGCGCGGTATCCTGATGGTCTTTACCGGCAACGGTAAGGGCAAAACCACCGCCGCCTTCGGCACCGCCACCCGTGCGGTGGGCCACGGCAGGCGCGTCGGGGTGATCCAGTTTATCAAGGGCGAGTGGCCCAACGGCGAGCGCAACCTGCTGGAGCCGCACGGTGTGGAATTTCAGGTGATGGCCACCGGTTTTACCTGGGACACGCAGAACCGTGACACCGATACCGCCGCCTGCCTCGGCGTCTGGCAGCATGCCCGGCGCATGCTGCAGGATCCGGCGCTGGACCTGGTGGTGCTGGATGAGCTGACCTACATGGTCAGCCTGAGCTATCTGCCGCTGGAAGAGGTGCTGCAGGCGCTGCGGCAGCGGCCTGCGCAGCAGAGCGTGATTATCACCGGGCGCGGCTGCCACCGTGAGTTGCTGGAGCTGGCCGATACGGTCAGTGAGATGCGGCCGGTTAAGCACGCCTTTGACGCCGGCATTCAGGCACAGCAGGGCATTGACTGGTAA
- the rluB gene encoding 23S rRNA pseudouridine(2605) synthase RluB: protein MSEKLQKVLARAGHGSRREIETMISAGRVSVDGKLATLGDRVVPSASLKIRIDGHVVPVSESITEVCRVLAYYKPEGELCTRNDPEGRPTVFDRLPKLRGARWIAVGRLDVNTCGLMLFTTDGELANRLMHPSREVEREYAVRVFGQVDDEKIKQLSRGVQLEDGPAAFKTLKFSGGEGINQWYNVTLTEGRNREVRRLWEAVGVQVSRLIRVRYGDIDLPKGLPRGGWTELELAPTNYLRELVGLQPETVSKVAVEKDRRRTKASQIRRAVKRHTTTSKTARPGGNRRSSRRQQG, encoded by the coding sequence ATGAGCGAGAAGTTACAAAAAGTTTTAGCACGCGCCGGGCACGGTTCCCGTCGTGAAATCGAAACCATGATCTCTGCCGGGCGCGTCAGCGTTGACGGCAAGCTGGCGACGCTGGGCGATCGCGTGGTGCCCAGCGCATCACTGAAGATCCGTATCGACGGTCACGTGGTGCCGGTCAGCGAATCCATTACCGAAGTGTGCCGCGTTCTGGCCTATTACAAGCCGGAAGGCGAGCTGTGTACCCGTAACGACCCGGAAGGGCGTCCAACGGTGTTTGACCGTTTACCTAAGCTGCGCGGCGCGCGCTGGATCGCCGTTGGCCGTCTTGACGTCAACACCTGCGGGCTGATGCTGTTCACTACCGACGGTGAGCTGGCCAACCGCCTGATGCACCCGAGCCGTGAAGTTGAGCGCGAATACGCCGTGCGCGTGTTTGGTCAGGTCGATGATGAGAAGATCAAACAGCTGAGCCGTGGCGTGCAGCTGGAAGACGGCCCGGCCGCTTTTAAAACGCTGAAGTTCTCCGGCGGTGAAGGCATCAACCAGTGGTACAACGTCACCCTGACCGAAGGGCGCAACCGCGAAGTGCGTCGCCTGTGGGAAGCGGTGGGCGTGCAGGTGAGCCGCCTGATCCGCGTGCGTTACGGTGATATCGACCTGCCGAAAGGCCTGCCGCGCGGCGGCTGGACCGAGCTGGAGCTGGCACCGACAAACTACCTGCGTGAGCTGGTGGGCCTGCAGCCGGAAACCGTCAGCAAGGTGGCGGTAGAGAAGGATCGCCGTCGCACCAAGGCCAGCCAGATCCGTCGTGCCGTCAAGCGCCACACTACCACCAGCAAAACGGCCAGGCCGGGCGGCAACCGTCGCTCATCGCGCCGCCAGCAGGGGTAA
- a CDS encoding TonB-dependent receptor, giving the protein MEISKLSILSSLALTGVLCISAPVQAADDTLVVTASGYEQKLTDAPASVSVVSQQKLQETNYQDLGEALSGIEGVNVRGGTGKTGGLDISIRGMASSYTLILVDGVRQSASADLTPNGFGTLNTAVLPPMSAIDHIEVIRGPMSTLYGSDAMGGVINIITKKEGKAWHGALDIGHGFQQRSKWGDSSKYDLYASGPLGGGVDLTLRGSFLHRQGSAITSLSPTGDSRVPFPTASDNYDLGSKISWATSDKNTLWIDGEASRQWYNNSDGQLGPVGVAGGGYRDSLRFEKNKVMAGHNTDMSFGRWSSTLTFDSTENRGRVLTAKTLSPANAGRIGDDRQLKNTNAIFDTSLVAPIGDDHLLTVGGQYWQAKLKDGIVLANSGDTFEQKTWSLYSEDDWQIIDPLSLTWGARYEKHDSFGGHVSPRAYLVWNALDNWTVKGGVSTGYKAPSLAQLHNGVSGVGGNGTTSTLGNPNLKPETSTNIETGVYYDNGDGTNFNVTGFINHFRNAIQSVDLTSTTSSYVNVGKARTQGVEIAGGVPLGLPELTLNANYTYTDTAQIGGKNPGAPLTSTPHQAANARLNWRATPALNTWLAVEYHGRTPRFTNNYANLTPVQKTLYNDKGGDLKAWTVVNLGATYQLTKALKVNGSVNNLLDKDFSEVNTYKVGKSTLYGGDYFSTSASTSGYVMPGRNYWVSLNYSF; this is encoded by the coding sequence ATGGAAATTAGTAAATTATCCATTTTATCCAGCCTGGCACTGACCGGTGTGCTGTGCATTTCCGCCCCCGTGCAGGCCGCCGACGATACGCTGGTGGTCACCGCCAGCGGCTATGAGCAGAAGCTGACCGACGCCCCGGCGTCCGTTTCGGTAGTCAGCCAGCAGAAGCTGCAGGAGACGAATTACCAGGATCTCGGCGAGGCGCTCAGCGGCATTGAAGGCGTCAACGTGCGCGGCGGCACCGGCAAAACCGGCGGGCTGGATATCAGCATCCGCGGCATGGCCAGCAGCTATACGCTGATTCTGGTCGACGGCGTGCGCCAGTCGGCCAGCGCGGACCTGACCCCCAACGGCTTCGGCACGCTGAACACCGCGGTGCTGCCGCCGATGTCCGCCATCGACCATATCGAGGTGATCCGCGGACCGATGTCGACGCTGTACGGCTCCGACGCGATGGGCGGGGTGATCAATATCATCACCAAAAAAGAGGGCAAGGCGTGGCACGGCGCGCTGGATATCGGCCACGGCTTTCAGCAACGCAGCAAGTGGGGCGACAGCAGCAAGTATGACCTGTACGCCAGTGGCCCGCTCGGCGGCGGCGTCGACCTGACGCTGCGCGGCAGCTTCCTGCACCGCCAGGGCTCCGCCATCACCTCGCTCAGCCCGACCGGCGACAGCCGCGTGCCCTTCCCGACCGCAAGCGATAACTACGACCTCGGCAGCAAAATCAGCTGGGCGACCAGCGATAAGAATACCTTGTGGATCGATGGCGAAGCGTCGCGCCAGTGGTACAACAACAGCGATGGCCAGCTCGGCCCGGTTGGCGTAGCCGGCGGTGGCTACCGCGACTCGCTGCGCTTTGAGAAGAATAAGGTGATGGCCGGCCATAATACCGACATGAGCTTCGGCCGCTGGAGCTCGACGCTGACCTTCGACAGCACCGAGAACAGAGGCCGCGTGCTGACCGCCAAAACCCTCAGCCCCGCCAACGCTGGCCGCATCGGCGACGATCGCCAGCTGAAGAACACCAACGCCATTTTTGACACCTCGCTGGTGGCGCCGATCGGCGACGACCACCTGCTGACCGTCGGCGGGCAGTACTGGCAGGCGAAGCTGAAGGACGGCATCGTGCTGGCCAACAGCGGCGACACTTTTGAACAGAAAACCTGGTCACTGTACAGCGAAGATGACTGGCAGATCATCGATCCGCTGAGCCTCACCTGGGGGGCGCGCTACGAAAAGCACGACAGCTTCGGCGGCCACGTCAGCCCGCGCGCCTACCTGGTGTGGAACGCGCTGGATAACTGGACGGTTAAAGGCGGCGTCAGCACCGGTTACAAAGCGCCGTCGCTGGCACAGCTGCATAACGGCGTCAGCGGCGTGGGGGGCAACGGCACCACCAGCACCCTCGGCAACCCGAACCTGAAGCCGGAGACCAGCACCAATATCGAAACCGGCGTCTACTACGATAACGGCGACGGCACGAACTTTAACGTCACCGGCTTTATTAACCATTTCCGCAATGCGATTCAGTCGGTGGATCTGACCAGCACTACCTCCAGCTACGTTAACGTCGGTAAAGCCCGCACCCAGGGCGTCGAAATCGCCGGCGGCGTGCCGCTGGGCCTGCCGGAGCTGACCCTCAACGCCAACTATACCTATACCGATACCGCGCAGATCGGCGGCAAAAATCCGGGCGCACCGCTGACCAGTACGCCCCACCAGGCCGCTAACGCGCGCCTGAACTGGCGTGCTACGCCGGCGCTGAATACCTGGCTGGCGGTGGAGTATCACGGCAGGACGCCGCGCTTTACCAACAACTATGCCAACCTTACCCCGGTGCAAAAAACGCTCTATAACGATAAAGGTGGTGACCTCAAGGCCTGGACGGTGGTCAACCTGGGAGCCACCTACCAGCTGACCAAAGCGCTGAAGGTGAACGGATCGGTGAATAACCTGCTGGATAAGGATTTCTCCGAGGTGAACACCTATAAGGTGGGCAAAAGCACGCTGTACGGCGGTGATTACTTTAGTACCTCCGCTTCCACCAGCGGCTACGTGATGCCAGGCCGTAACTACTGGGTGTCGCTGAACTACAGCTTCTGA
- a CDS encoding serine protease: MMKFNAIAALAALTLTGCSVGKYNYSSTAMERVDMSFTGIPTVLGIGSLGTSIPLTPEYSLTAAHVARFAVQRVKAYHPYCDLAIIYHKNDLKTLPKFRSSEVGEPVKMYGYSFVSAMPVESSGVNLALTGIRNGFNKKPCAAMASNAGVVQGMSGGAVYNADDTISGVIVGYTSKVRQRLKPNEPLKDVSLYIPYQGFKEWLAASTS; this comes from the coding sequence ATGATGAAATTTAACGCGATTGCGGCACTGGCCGCGCTGACGCTGACCGGCTGTTCCGTCGGCAAATATAATTACAGCAGCACGGCGATGGAACGCGTCGATATGAGTTTTACCGGCATCCCGACGGTGCTCGGTATCGGCTCATTAGGTACCAGCATTCCCCTTACCCCCGAATACAGTCTGACCGCCGCCCACGTGGCGCGTTTTGCGGTGCAGCGCGTCAAGGCGTACCACCCTTATTGCGACCTGGCGATCATCTACCACAAAAATGACCTGAAGACGCTGCCGAAATTCCGCAGCAGTGAGGTTGGCGAACCGGTGAAGATGTACGGTTACAGCTTTGTCTCAGCGATGCCGGTGGAGTCGTCAGGCGTCAACCTGGCGCTGACCGGCATCCGCAACGGTTTTAACAAAAAGCCGTGCGCGGCGATGGCTTCTAACGCCGGCGTGGTGCAGGGTATGTCCGGCGGCGCGGTGTATAACGCGGATGATACCATCAGCGGGGTGATCGTCGGCTATACCAGCAAGGTACGCCAGCGGCTGAAGCCCAACGAGCCGCTGAAGGACGTCTCGCTGTATATCCCTTATCAGGGCTTTAAAGAGTGGCTGGCGGCGTCAACCTCCTGA
- a CDS encoding L-threonylcarbamoyladenylate synthase, with the protein MSQFFYIHPENPQPRLIKQAIELLNKGGVVVYPTDSGYALGCKLEDKGAMERICRIRQLDGNHNFTLMCRDLSELSTYAQVGNSAFRLIKNNTPGNYTFILKATKEVPRRLMNDKRKTIGLRVPSNPIALALLEALDEPMMSTSLMLPGNDFTESDPEAIQDEIGKLVDLIIHGGYLGQQPTTVIDLTDDSPQVVREGVGDTAPFL; encoded by the coding sequence ATGAGTCAGTTTTTCTATATTCACCCCGAGAATCCGCAGCCGCGGCTCATTAAGCAGGCGATTGAGCTGCTGAACAAGGGCGGCGTGGTGGTCTATCCGACCGATTCCGGCTATGCGCTGGGCTGTAAGCTGGAAGATAAAGGCGCGATGGAGCGCATCTGCCGCATCCGCCAGCTGGACGGCAACCACAACTTTACGCTGATGTGCCGCGATTTGTCGGAGCTGTCGACCTATGCGCAGGTTGGCAACAGCGCGTTCCGCTTAATCAAAAACAACACGCCGGGCAACTACACCTTTATTCTGAAGGCCACCAAAGAAGTACCGCGCCGGCTGATGAACGACAAGCGTAAAACCATCGGCCTGCGCGTGCCGTCAAACCCGATCGCGCTGGCGCTGCTGGAAGCGCTGGATGAGCCGATGATGTCCACCTCGTTGATGCTGCCGGGCAACGATTTTACCGAGTCCGATCCGGAAGCGATCCAGGATGAGATCGGCAAGCTGGTGGATCTGATTATCCACGGCGGCTATCTCGGCCAGCAGCCAACCACGGTGATCGATCTGACCGATGACAGCCCGCAGGTGGTACGTGAAGGGGTGGGGGACACCGCGCCGTTCCTCTGA